From the Palaemon carinicauda isolate YSFRI2023 chromosome 42, ASM3689809v2, whole genome shotgun sequence genome, one window contains:
- the LOC137633106 gene encoding serine-rich adhesin for platelets-like: MKFKASLKRHPWRKKKLTSRYAVGQHDFTKSHLRGFTTPNTLTPRVDPSLYNELVTPKDPRIGQDTPDRGQILYRSRPMVVICPSSEDEADDDEFGEVQKVPINLYYNSYGDIIENGLWARLNSRDPVQGRNPSHMHEGQRRRSCDHQRAREDSGGRRRFSMADVQSHGDAGIDLGELNRRYYINGEYVRLTEKERDDLAEAMEYYWLEKDVLEDFEGSDLEGRGEEDKSRGRKREKRNRTHNVADRETVAAGVTGAADSGRTLPAAGGYGRGLREVDGRGIGSERPPVPTHLSHPTLHYGSSFIDPQDMIWASMCAMYPSVEWKDVGVMGGAAGGGRRGGGGSKGLGAARDIKNRQCDTTCVSGRPAASFRTPVASQAHASHSRRRSRSRSRSRNGSKVQHYDSATQDMNHWNKKTTRVSREGGGPKRSDQLLSVRRDGAQRSPSRSPHRQTTAKTAAGATLPGHAQCHALTHIDYDNVAPDWHHRADREKVGGHGRSGKESQALLGISSSSSVHPPFTHGGHKQRSAGGGGGGGPSVSGRRGGGGGGGGSEGACTGGVRSQASGTCGALGHLGTSPAVSARALPRAHVRPGSTSRPSSVNDRVDDNSEVSDQTVTSVDNQSVTVTTSAYSEGEEEWHPSSPQKGAICEGECTCAMPCKVSGIPVYQGRGGEQTRNSSPREDAPPPSGLSGAGGRGRNSSGGGGAGSGGGSNGSTGRRNGSNKTSQGPPTTGRTTSLVGRRGSFGSAGASSRGGNPIHESDVDLNRRASLPGPGGGHSSQAMDENQRGTSANGGGSYRSRASPQPPTRSSVRGTSPGMGARAPSPAVPRKTPTPTRRREAQTPPSTPMTRRPPPRAIYQVRLSPNSSSRDSPPLQRDRDKASSRLPIVNSKSSKGDISTPTVSRAMPPRPGMLRGTGSQRMSREANKSTGEEARGTAGQSPLKLDTPPKSLPLSLSLSSGESGDNTSVGENSLNLSYASIPTDSDPSLEKSSERVCGKATGSSRTSFISQRKPSFSDKSPALARAGSTRLTSSVSRLSPARRNANDITRASDSRLDRTLSASSSHINPKASVTRSLSGPKSSLASTDGANRARIVRRVMGGSRTNLSKKKSTSKTSLVVGRHNLYNRNKSGSKNSLLGSRNNLFRASLDSQKTESTTDSGCNSPLYGSQCSLDGERKRQSSSPCPPHVRKQLGPGSFVSRVSRSDAKPKAKETKSKENIKRKSTPTRSPVRTPDTITPIAVTPEPEFQTANTEPDSVDDDMGTDTGMGTSVEESKGCETDSAFGTRFPASKPQVKIVHTHTDDNNLFESMGKPKVSMENINKPSTSIKRSCSLQLSSDSDPAAIRRRFYEMRAKSLSQSTCDGYQNDVGKESGLLPVGAGGGGGISVSFRSVSSPTRPYFNPIPSFVITSDNGDRETGTREKREVTKVAIVPEIKTKEEKGIQVEASSSEEEEEEEEEEEEEENEINDDDYDEDNVDEEREREEVYEDVKKIESGNVESLVKEEEGRERKNEEKKERRGSTRDPTVKNEKADDKICESVGSPVVQGETGSSDTKSRIGACEGHRILSRPLPGPLIELARQSTCDKVRKNTLVHISGNPEDDLKLEDNRLCRTEIEDNRNNEKKLHHIEEDGNNQLIQQLETSLADIIDSAMLNSFDAIIATLKKVAASVDSGVSDSPHFIRRNSEFGVKGAAPKAPSLSPSTFPVSPSAPLTPTSASSTSSSSMSPMSPSTPKTPPSKTPLSLFSINECYPGHTNTPPLLPRNRKLSLPRDNLQDNSPTLSELARRLHANPNHLRADQDYVDFIDLDQPYVSPAPTGVSASDLIRGGPTPKAYGRKNSTGSLGLSSCASLLEDKAYYAGGPSTTASVTNLNAAENYSNVFGSQQNAFRKVHSTSNVNGSSSAGGPQRLFQRHLSLSGPDDQVDHRLRKSLSKSRELLSQLENEHKKIKGDENKNTRNSIVIDQSWLDKDFDELLQSLSNDRTIQADPHEALAFLTNNNTTTSTSTSSLAVPPSCSSSSGRKVSKKDMPPLPLDHSPRVKRHQSQAGSEGRHIFSFFQKKGRSQSLSGTEAIKITLPVTREDDLHHAPLPQQESTHAHHGGGRRVTYEKATLERPGRCNRSNSIPSEVPPTSNGSALPLDLVGILKKTRSKSLSKAAYKESLEDPFLEEEHLHHQEDGEERPSGEHEREDEPGKQMRSLSLPKSFLSDRYGLTGFKAALPR, from the coding sequence ATGAAGTTCAAAGCGTCTCTCAAACGCCACCCGTGGCGGAAGAAAAAACTGACCTCACGTTATGCCGTAGGTCAGCATGATTTCACCAAGTCACACTTACGGGGATTCACCACGCCAAACACCTTGACCCCTCGGGTTGACCCTTCGCTTTATAATGAACTTGTGACCCCAAAGGACCCTAGGATCGGACAAGACACGCCCGACAGAGGTCAGATCTTATACCGGAGTCGTCCTATGGTGGTCATATGCCCTTCGAGTGAAGACGAAGCCGACGATGATGAGTTCGGAGAAGTTCAAAAAGTGCCCATCAATCTGTACTATAACTCGTATGGTGATATAATTGAAAACGGCTTATGGGCACGACTAAACTCACGCGACCCCGTCCAGGGTCGTAATCCTAGTCATATGCACGAAGGGCAGAGAAGGCGGTCATGCGATCACCAAAGGGCCAGAGAAGACTCTGGAGGCCGAAGACGCTTTTCCATGGCGGATGTCCAGAGCCATGGCGATGCGGGAATCGACCTTGGGGAATTAAATCGCAGGTATTACATCAACGGCGAGTACGTGAGGCTGACGGAAAAGGAACGGGATGATCTGGCCGAGGCCATGGAGTATTACTGGCTGGAGAAGGACGTCCTGGAGGATTTTGAAGGCAGCGACCTGGAGGGAAGAGGCGAGGAGGATAAGAGTCGAGGGAGAAAGAGGGAGAAAAGGAATAGGACACATAATGTTGCGGATCGCGAGACAGTCGCAGCAGGAGTGACAGGGGCAGCGGATAGCGGGAGAACATTACCTGCTGCAGGAGGTTATGGGCGGGGCTTGCGAGAGGTCGATGGGCGGGGCATTGGCAGCGAGCGACCACCTGTGCCCACCCATCTCTCTCACCCCACCTTGCATTACGGCTCATCCTTCATTGACCCGCAAGACATGATATGGGCCTCCATGTGTGCCATGTACCCGAGTGTCGAGTGGAAGGACGTGGGCGTCATGGGAGGAGCAGCGGGAgggggaagaagaggaggaggaggcagtaAAGGCTTAGGGGCCGCTCGAGACATCAAGAACCGCCAGTGTGATACTACCTGTGTTAGTGGTCGCCCGGCTGCCTCTTTCCGGACGCCTGTCGCATCCCAGGCCCATGCCAGCCATTCCCGACGTCGGAGTCGGAGTCGCAGTCGAAGTCGCAATGGTTCTAAAGTCCAGCATTACGACAGTGCGACGCAGGATATGAACCACTGGAATAAAAAGACGACCAGGGTCTCTCGCGAAGGAGGGGGCCCCAAAAGAAGCGATCAGCTGTTATCAGTTCGACGGGATGGTGCCCAGCGCAGCCCCTCTAGGTCTCCCCATCGCCAAACGACGGCCAAAACAGCTGCTGGCGCTACGCTACCTGGTCATGCTCAGTGCCACGCCCTCACCCACATAGATTATGATAATGTAGCACCCGATTGGCACCATCGTGCTGACAGGGAGAAGGTAGGGGGCCATGGACGAAGTGGAAAAGAGAGCCAGGCACTCCTCGGTATCTCTTCCAGCTCCTCCGTTCATCCTCCTTTTACACACGGGGGGCATAAGCAGCGGTcagctggaggaggaggaggcggaggccCTTCGGTCAGTGGCAggcgtggtggtggtggtggtggaggtggtAGTGAGGGAGCGTGCACTGGGGGTGTTCGTAGTCAGGCGAGCGGAACATGTGGAGCACTGGGCCATCTGGGAACTTCACCAGCAGTCTCAGCGCGCGCTCTGCCACGTGCACACGTGCGGCCCGGCAGCACGTCTCGTCCTTCCAGTGTTAATGATCGTGTTGATGATAACAGTGAAGTAAGTGATCAGACAGTGACAAGTGTGGATAACCAAAGTGTAACGGTGACAACGAGTGCTTATAGCGAGGGCGAAGAGGAATGGCACCCATCGTCTCCTCAGAAGGGTGCCATTTGTGAGGGTGAGTGTACCTGTGCCATGCCCTGTAAAGTGTCTGGAATACCCGTGTATCAGGGGCGCGGGGGAGAACAAACGCGCAATAGCAGCCCCAGGGAAGATGCCCCTCCCCCGAGTGGTCTTTCTGGGGCTGGGGGTCGAGGAAGAAATAGTTCGGGGGGAGGAGGGGCTGGGAGTGGGGGAGGGAGTAATGGTTCTACTGGCCGACGAAATGGTAGCAACAAAACCTCCCAGGGGCCACCAACCACCGGTCGCACCACGTCCCTAGTGGGGAGGAGGGGGAGTTTTGGATCTGCCGGGGCTTCTTCCAGGGGTGGGAACCCCATACACGAAAGTGACGTTGATTTAAATCGCAGGGCATCATTACCTGGTCCCGGAGGGGGTCATAGTTCTCAAGCCATGGATGAAAATCAGAGGGGAACGAGTGCCAACGGTGGGGGGTCTTATCGCTCGAGGGCATCTCCTCAACCCCCGACCCGTTCTTCCGTGCGCGGGACATCCCCAGGAATGGGTGCCAGGGCTCCATCCCCAGCAGTGCCCAGGAAAACTCCCACGCCCACACGGAGGCGAGAGGCACAGACGCCCCCCTCCACACCCATGACACGCCGCCCTCCGCCGCGTGCTATCTATCAGGTGAGGTTATCTCCGAATTCATCATCACGAGATTCGCCGCCTTTGCAAAGGGACAGAGATAAAGCATCGTCGAGATTACCCATAGTGAATAGCAAATCAAGTAAAGGGGATATCTCAACGCCCACTGTATCAAGGGCCATGCCACCACGCCCTGGAATGTTGCGTGGCACCGGGTCACAGCGCATGTCCAGAGAAGCCAATAAATCAACTGGGGAAGAAGCCAGAGGTACAGCGGGTCAATCGCCTCTCAAGTTGGATACGCCGCCGAAGTCTCTGCCCTTATCCTTATCGCTAAGCTCAGGGGAATCAGGAGATAACACGAGCGTTGGGGAAAACTCCTTGAATTTAAGTTACGCTTCGATTCCTACGGACAGTGATCCTTCGTTGGAGAAATCGTCAGAGAGAGTATGTGGAAAGGCTACAGGGTCGTCGAGGACATCCTTTATATCACAGAGAAAACCATCATTCTCAGATAAATCGCCTGCCCTGGCCAGGGCTGGCAGTACCAGACTCACCTCATCAGTGTCTCGTCTTTCCCCGGCGAGGCGTAATGCAAATGACATCACAAGGGCCAGTGACTCAAGATTAGATCGCACTCTGAGTGCCAGTTCGTCGCACATCAACCCTAAGGCATCCGTGACTCGAAGCCTCTCGGGACCGAAGAGCTCTTTGGCATCGACAGACGGCGCCAATAGGGCCAGGATCGTCAGGAGAGTCATGGGTGGAAGTCGGACAAACTTGAGCAAGAAAAAATCGACGTCAAAGACGTCCCTGGTTGTGGGGCGCCATAATCTTTACAACAGGAATAAATCTGGTTCTAAAAATTCCCTGCTCGGTTCCCGCAACAACTTATTCAGGGCGAGTTTGGATTCGCAGAAGACGGAAAGTACGACCGATTCCGGTTGCAATTCGCCCCTCTATGGAAGTCAGTGTTCATTGGACGGTGAACGAAAGAGACAGAGCTCCTCCCCGTGCCCTCCCCACGTGCGTAAGCAGCTCGGGCCGGGGTCCTTCGTTTCTAGAGTATCCAGATCGGACGCAAAGCCAAAGGCGAAAGAAACAAAGTCTAAAGAGAATATCAAAAGAAAATCCACGCCCACTAGATCACCTGTCAGGACACCCGACACTATAACGCCTATAGCTGTGACGCCCGAACCGGAATTTCAAACCGCAAATACAGAACCAGATTCCGTCGATGATGATATGGGCACCGATACGGGCATGGGAACCTCAGTCGAAGAGTCAAAAGGGTGCGAGACAGACAGTGCTTTCGGTACTAGGTTCCCCGCATCTAAACCCCAGGTGAAAATCGTCCACACACACACGGATGATAACAACCTATTTGAAAGTATGGGGAAACCAAAGGTGTcaatggaaaatataaacaaaccATCGACCTCCATCAAGAGGTCTTGCAGTCTCCAGCTGTCTAGTGACTCCGATCCGGCTGCTATCAGAAGAAGGTTTTACGAGATGCGTGCTAAAAGCCTCTCCCAATCCACCTGCGACGGATATCAGAATGACGTCGGCAAAGAGAGTGGTCTCCTTCCGGTAGGAGCAGGAGGTGGTGGGGGAATCAGCGTGTCTTTTCGATCCGTTTCGTCGCCGACTCGTCCCTACTTCAACCCCATTCCCAGCTTCGTAATTACCTCTGACAACGGCGACAGGGAAACGGGAACTAGAGAGAAGAGAGAAGTGACTAAGGTTGCCATTGTACCCGAAATCAAGACGAAGGAAGAAAAGGGCATACAAGTCGAGGCATCCAGCagcgaagaggaggaggaggaggaggaggaggaggaggaggaggagaatgaaattaatgatgatgattatgatgaagataATGTTgacgaggaaagagagagagaggaagtatatGAGGATGTAAAGAAAATAGAGAGCGGAAACGTGGAATCCCTAGTAAAAGaggaagaggggagagagagaaagaacgaagaaaagaaagagagacgGGGGTCTACGAGAGACCCCACCGTTAAGAATGAGAAAGCAGACGACAAAATATGCGAGTCAGTTGGTAGTCCCGTGGTTCAAGGTGAGACGGGATCATCGGATACAAAATCTCGAATAGGGGCATGCGAGGGGCACAGGATTCTTTCCCGGCCCCTACCTGGCCCATTGATAGAGTTGGCCAGGCAGTCTACCTGCGACAAAGTGAGGAAGAACACCTTAGTGCACATTTCTGGGAACCCCGAGGATGACCTTAAGTTGGAGGACAACAGGCTCTGTCGCACCGAAATCGAGGACAACAGGAATAACGAAAAGAAGCTGCATCACATCGAGGAGGATGGAAATAATCAATTAATTCAGCAGCTGGAAACATCCCTGGCGGATATCATCGATTCTGCTATGCTCAACAGCTTCGATGCAATCATTGCAACCCTGAAGAAAGTCGCAGCCTCGGTTGATTCAGGTGTATCTGATTCTCCCCATTTTATAAGAAGAAATTCGGAGTTTGGTGTGAAGGGCGCCGCCCCTAAAGCACCCTCCCTCTCCCCTTCGACGTTTCCAGTATCGCCGTCGGCGCCTCTTACGCCCACCTCAGCGTCCTCCACTTCTTCGTCATCGATGAGTCCAATGAGCCCATCAACGCCCAAAACGCCGCCCTCAAAGACGCCCCTGTCCTTGTTTTCAATCAACGAGTGCTACCCGGGCCATACGAACACGCCTCCTCTGCTACCGAGGAATAGAAAGCTCTCCCTTCCCAGGGATAATCTTCAGGACAACTCGCCCACTTTGAGCGAACTGGCTCGTCGCCTCCATGCTAACCCTAACCACCTCAGAGCAGACCAGGATTACGTTGATTTCATAGACCTGGACCAACCTTACGTGAGCCCCGCTCCTACGGGGGTCAGCGCAAGCGATCTGATTAGAGGAGGACCCACACCGAAGGCCTACGGCAGGAAAAACAGCACTGGTTCGTTGGGTCTTTCATCATGCGCTTCCCTTCTGGAGGATAAAGCTTATTACGCCGGAGGGCCGTCCACCACGGCGAGTGTCACTAACTTAAATGCAGCCGAGAATTATAGCAACGTTTTTGGATCGCAGCAAAATGCCTTCAGGAAAGTCCACAGCACTTCAAACGTCAACGGCAGCTCGTCCGCAGGAGGGCCACAGCGATTGTTCCAGCGACACCTGTCCCTAAGTGGTCCCGACGATCAGGTGGACCATCGTCTGAGGAAGAGCCTGTCGAAAAGCCGAGAATTGCTGAGTCAGCTCGAAAACGAGCACAAGAAGATCAAGGGAGATGAGAACAAAAACACTCGCAACTCCATCGTCATTGACCAGAGTTGGCTCGACAAAGATTTCGACGAACTGCTTCAATCACTGTCGAACGACAGAACGATTCAGGCGGACCCACACGAAGCATTAGCCTTCCTGacaaacaacaacacaacaacctCGACGTCGACTTCTTCGTTAGCAGTGCCCccttcctgctcctcctcctccgggaGGAAGGTCTCGAAGAAAGACATGCCTCCCTTGCCCTTGGATCACAGCCCGCGCGTGAAGCGCCACCAAAGTCAAGCCGGGTCGGAGGGTCGTCACATCTTCTCGTTCTTCCAAAAGAAAGGTCGAAGTCAGAGCCTCTCAGGCACTGAAGCGATCAAGATAACTCTGCCCGTCACACGCGAGGATGACCTCCACCACGCCCCTCTCCCTCAGCAGGAGAGTACCCACGCCCATCACGGAGGGGGCAGGAGGGTCACCTACGAGAAGGCGACGTTGGAGCGCCCCGGCCGCTGCAACAGAAGTAACAGCATACCGTCAGAGGTTCCTCCTACCTCCAACGGCTCTGCCTTACCGCTCGATCTCGTCGGAATCCTTAAGAAGACCAGAAGCAAGTCTCTGTCGAAGGCTGCTTACAAGGAAAGCTTGGAAGATCCTTTCTTGGAAGAGGAACATCTCCACCACCAGGAGGATGGGGAAGAACGTCCCTCTGGGGAACACGAGAGGGAAGACGAACCTGGTAAACAGATGCGTTCTCTGTCCCTCCCCAAGTCATTCCTCTCCGATAGATACGGACTGACGGGCTTCAAGGCTGCTCTACCAAGGTAA